A part of Miscanthus floridulus cultivar M001 chromosome 6, ASM1932011v1, whole genome shotgun sequence genomic DNA contains:
- the LOC136456521 gene encoding ribonuclease E/G-like protein, chloroplastic isoform X3, with product MAACVLGLAPTLVSMWPLCRATAGSAATEASTAAAHASRRGVGAVSSALSGLRGRHSVSSAQFMDGLRSNLQVETNLALSPKAPKSNGSDDLAITCKGFCTISWNLKADVQDGCLIFITGDPVTLGCWESNMAVQLAPSVESNNIWTAEIKVPYGVHFKYNYFVREEMGSSSDIIWRPGPVYSLSIPSVGQKKQVIVVKDLWTKTSLAGLPTPSWGSWLMEAGSLEGELFDGGNNQSIVKDHSARDTSNQGLSVGDHIIFKLGNGTPLHAKLLLDNQSSIMHNYVTEIPTASYISQHGRSQVVEEPWILESIVSAKKPVAKVKDKKGQKKFVNYKHTLSGVSKNMHQQDQPVEEPWLFQSILELNETIVHADGKTEARDIIRKLRKIEKPPTPLDESKPTGDEPLSRVILMNSSVCTIQRIAVLEDGKLVELLLEPIKNNVQCDSIYLGVVTKLVPHMGGAFVDIGISRPSLMSIKQNRDPFVYPQVFKNRGTDPVDDSYCDEENLPTYENDDDMSDDEFADEETHDGSSFPVENITDNEEGVVLTSDAKINNVDGDEFDSISVYDEGKDEENDHMEDEYSEDILQGDQSEISNDLKTLSSIQHALRESNDDTNESRWSQVRKGTKVMVQVVKEGLGTKGPTLSPFPCLRSRFWILVSRGNKVGVSKKITGIERTRLNGITKLLRPPGFTLTARTVAAGHSWEELQKDLDGLLSTWKGITEHAQSAALAAEEGVEGAVPVMLHRAKGQTLSVVQDDFNEKVKRLVVDSPRTYHEVTSYLQEVAPELCSRVELYEKRKPIFDVYNIEKEIDNMRVLKCNKKKGVPSAESSRSVRGLGKGVSGKPYPRLCNARRPRLEPGTFRS from the exons ATGGCCGCCTGCGTGCTGGGCCTAGCGCCTACTCTCGTTAGCATGTGGCCCCTCTGCCGCGCTACCGCCGGCTCCGCCGCTACAGAGGCCTCCACCGCGGCCGCTCATGCGTCGCGTCGCGGCGTGGGCGCGGTCAGCTCGGCTCTATCCGGTCTTCGGGGAAG GCACTCCGTATCTTCGGCGCAATTCATGGATGGTCTTAGAAGTAATCTTCAAGTGGAAACGAACTTGGCACTTTCCCCAAAGGCACCAAAGTCTAACGGGAGTG ATGATTTAGCCATAACCTGTAAAGGATTCTGTACAATATCATGGAACCTGAAAGCAGATGTACAAGATGGGTGCTTAATATTCATAACAGGAGACCCGGTTACCCTGGGCTGCTGGGAATCCAACATGGCTGTTCAGTTGGCTCCTTCTGTTGAAAGCAATAATATATGGACAGCTGAAATAAAG GTACCATATGGAGTGCATTTCAAATATAATTATTTTGTTCGAGAAGAAATGGGTTCATCTTCTGATATTATATGGAGGCCAGGTCCAGTATACTCCTTATCAATACCTTCAGTTGGCCAGAAAAAGCAGGTCATTGTTGTGAAGGACCTATGGACGAAAACCAGTCTAGCAGGTCTTCCTACTCCTTCATGGGGATCATGGCTGATGGAAGCTGGTTCTCTTGAAGGTGAACTTTTTGATGGTGGAAATAATCAGAGCATTGTGAAAGATCACTCTGCCAGGGATACATCAAATCAAGGTTTATCTGTAG GTGATCATATTATATTCAAGCTTGGGAATGGCACACCTTTACATGCAAAACTGTTGTTGGATAATCAATCTAGCATCATGCACAACTATGTAACTGAAATACCAACTGCCAGTTATATAAGCCAACATGGACGGTCTCAAGTCGTAGAGGAGCCATGGATTCTTGAATCAATTGTGTCTGCAAAGAAACCAGTTGCAAAAGTCAAAGATAAGAAAGGGCAAAAGAAGTTTGTAAATTATAAGCACACTTTGAGTGGAGTTAGTAAAAACATGCATCAACAGGATCAGCCTGTTGAAGAGCCCTGGTTATTTCAATCTATATTGGAACTAAATGAAACTATAGTTCATGCTGATGGAAAAACAGAAGCAAGGGATATTATCAGAAAATTAAGGAAAATAGAAAAACCTCCAACACCTTTGGATGAGAGTAAGCCGACTGGTGATGAACCTTTATCAAGAGTTATACTTATGAACTCCTCTGTCTGCACTATTCAGAGAATTGCAGTATTAGAAGATGGAAAACTAGTTGAACTCTTGCTGGAACCCATCAAGAACAATGTACAGTGTGATAGTATTTATTTAGGTGTAGTAACAAAGCTCGTTCCTCATATGGGAGGAGCATTTGTAGATATTGGAATTTCAAGGCCTTCACTTATGAGCATAAAGCAAAACCGAGATCCTTTTGTGTATCCTCAAGTTTTTAAGAACCGAGGAACAGATCCTGTTGATGATTCTTATTGTGATGAAGagaaccttccaacttatgaaaACGATGATGATATGAGTGATGACGAGTTTGCAGATGAAGAAACTCATGATGGTTCATCATTTCCAGTTGAGAATATTACAGATAATGAAGAAGGTGTGGTGCTAACATCTGATGCTAAGATAAACAATGTCGATGGTGATGAATTTGACAGCATTTCTGTTTATGACGAAGGcaaagatgaagaaaatgatcacATGGAAGATGAATATAGTGAGGACATACTGCAAGGAGATCAATCAGAAATTTCCAATGATCTTAAGACTTTATCTTCAATTCAACATGCTTTAAGAGAATCTAATGATGACACAAATGAAAGCAGGTGGTCTCAAGTTCGCAAGGGCACAAAAGTTATGGTTCAAGTTGTCAAGGAAGGATTAGGTACGAAAGGTCCAACACTTAGTCCATTTCCATGCCTGCGAAGCCGATTTTGG ATACTGGTTTCCCGTGGCAACAAAGTTGGGGTATCCAAAAAGATTACCGGAATAGAGCGCACCAGGTTAAATGGCATCACGAAATTACTGCGACCTCCTGGATTTACTTTGACGGCTCGTACAGTTGCAGCTGGTCATTCCTGGGAGGAACTGCAGAAGGACCTTGATGGCTTGCTATCTACCTGGAAAGGAATAACTGAGCATGCTCAATCTGCTGCCTTGGCTGCTGAGGAGGGTGTGGAAGGTGCTGTTCCTGTAATGTTGCACAGAGCAAAGGGTCAAACTTTATCTGTTGTTCAAGATGATTTTAATGAAAAG GTCAAGAGACTGGTTGTGGATTCTCCTCGAACATATCATGAG GTTACAAGCTATCTTCAAGAAGTTGCACCTGAGCTCTGCAGCCGAGTTGAGCTTTATGAGAAAAGAAAACCTATATTTGATGTATACAACATCGAGAAGGAGATAGACA ATATGCGAGTCTTGAAGTGCaataaaaaaaagggcgtacccagtgcagagagctcccgctctgtgcggggtctggggaagggtgtcagtggcaagccttaccctcgcctgtgcaatgcgaggagaccgcgactcgaacccgggaccttccggtcatag
- the LOC136456521 gene encoding ribonuclease E/G-like protein, chloroplastic isoform X1 encodes MAACVLGLAPTLVSMWPLCRATAGSAATEASTAAAHASRRGVGAVSSALSGLRGRHSVSSAQFMDGLRSNLQVETNLALSPKAPKSNGSDDLAITCKGFCTISWNLKADVQDGCLIFITGDPVTLGCWESNMAVQLAPSVESNNIWTAEIKVPYGVHFKYNYFVREEMGSSSDIIWRPGPVYSLSIPSVGQKKQVIVVKDLWTKTSLAGLPTPSWGSWLMEAGSLEGELFDGGNNQSIVKDHSARDTSNQGLSVGDHIIFKLGNGTPLHAKLLLDNQSSIMHNYVTEIPTASYISQHGRSQVVEEPWILESIVSAKKPVAKVKDKKGQKKFVNYKHTLSGVSKNMHQQDQPVEEPWLFQSILELNETIVHADGKTEARDIIRKLRKIEKPPTPLDESKPTGDEPLSRVILMNSSVCTIQRIAVLEDGKLVELLLEPIKNNVQCDSIYLGVVTKLVPHMGGAFVDIGISRPSLMSIKQNRDPFVYPQVFKNRGTDPVDDSYCDEENLPTYENDDDMSDDEFADEETHDGSSFPVENITDNEEGVVLTSDAKINNVDGDEFDSISVYDEGKDEENDHMEDEYSEDILQGDQSEISNDLKTLSSIQHALRESNDDTNESRWSQVRKGTKVMVQVVKEGLGTKGPTLSPFPCLRSRFWILVSRGNKVGVSKKITGIERTRLNGITKLLRPPGFTLTARTVAAGHSWEELQKDLDGLLSTWKGITEHAQSAALAAEEGVEGAVPVMLHRAKGQTLSVVQDDFNEKVKRLVVDSPRTYHEVTSYLQEVAPELCSRVELYEKRKPIFDVYNIEKEIDSILFKRVPLCNGGSLVIEQTEALVSVDVNGGHSMFGQGTSQEKAILEVNLEAAKQIARELRLRDIGGIIIVDFIDMSDDSNKRLVYEEMKKAVEKDRSTVGVSELSKLGLMEITRKRVRPSVTFMISEPCTCCHGTGRVEALDTSFSKIEREICRRLAASRRKSDPEKPKSWPRFVLRVDHEMCTYLTSGKKTKLGLLSSSLKVWILLKIARGFSRGAFELLPYSEKEKCAEKETSSELPQKEGRPKLSVFPIKKWMSRAKRAK; translated from the exons ATGGCCGCCTGCGTGCTGGGCCTAGCGCCTACTCTCGTTAGCATGTGGCCCCTCTGCCGCGCTACCGCCGGCTCCGCCGCTACAGAGGCCTCCACCGCGGCCGCTCATGCGTCGCGTCGCGGCGTGGGCGCGGTCAGCTCGGCTCTATCCGGTCTTCGGGGAAG GCACTCCGTATCTTCGGCGCAATTCATGGATGGTCTTAGAAGTAATCTTCAAGTGGAAACGAACTTGGCACTTTCCCCAAAGGCACCAAAGTCTAACGGGAGTG ATGATTTAGCCATAACCTGTAAAGGATTCTGTACAATATCATGGAACCTGAAAGCAGATGTACAAGATGGGTGCTTAATATTCATAACAGGAGACCCGGTTACCCTGGGCTGCTGGGAATCCAACATGGCTGTTCAGTTGGCTCCTTCTGTTGAAAGCAATAATATATGGACAGCTGAAATAAAG GTACCATATGGAGTGCATTTCAAATATAATTATTTTGTTCGAGAAGAAATGGGTTCATCTTCTGATATTATATGGAGGCCAGGTCCAGTATACTCCTTATCAATACCTTCAGTTGGCCAGAAAAAGCAGGTCATTGTTGTGAAGGACCTATGGACGAAAACCAGTCTAGCAGGTCTTCCTACTCCTTCATGGGGATCATGGCTGATGGAAGCTGGTTCTCTTGAAGGTGAACTTTTTGATGGTGGAAATAATCAGAGCATTGTGAAAGATCACTCTGCCAGGGATACATCAAATCAAGGTTTATCTGTAG GTGATCATATTATATTCAAGCTTGGGAATGGCACACCTTTACATGCAAAACTGTTGTTGGATAATCAATCTAGCATCATGCACAACTATGTAACTGAAATACCAACTGCCAGTTATATAAGCCAACATGGACGGTCTCAAGTCGTAGAGGAGCCATGGATTCTTGAATCAATTGTGTCTGCAAAGAAACCAGTTGCAAAAGTCAAAGATAAGAAAGGGCAAAAGAAGTTTGTAAATTATAAGCACACTTTGAGTGGAGTTAGTAAAAACATGCATCAACAGGATCAGCCTGTTGAAGAGCCCTGGTTATTTCAATCTATATTGGAACTAAATGAAACTATAGTTCATGCTGATGGAAAAACAGAAGCAAGGGATATTATCAGAAAATTAAGGAAAATAGAAAAACCTCCAACACCTTTGGATGAGAGTAAGCCGACTGGTGATGAACCTTTATCAAGAGTTATACTTATGAACTCCTCTGTCTGCACTATTCAGAGAATTGCAGTATTAGAAGATGGAAAACTAGTTGAACTCTTGCTGGAACCCATCAAGAACAATGTACAGTGTGATAGTATTTATTTAGGTGTAGTAACAAAGCTCGTTCCTCATATGGGAGGAGCATTTGTAGATATTGGAATTTCAAGGCCTTCACTTATGAGCATAAAGCAAAACCGAGATCCTTTTGTGTATCCTCAAGTTTTTAAGAACCGAGGAACAGATCCTGTTGATGATTCTTATTGTGATGAAGagaaccttccaacttatgaaaACGATGATGATATGAGTGATGACGAGTTTGCAGATGAAGAAACTCATGATGGTTCATCATTTCCAGTTGAGAATATTACAGATAATGAAGAAGGTGTGGTGCTAACATCTGATGCTAAGATAAACAATGTCGATGGTGATGAATTTGACAGCATTTCTGTTTATGACGAAGGcaaagatgaagaaaatgatcacATGGAAGATGAATATAGTGAGGACATACTGCAAGGAGATCAATCAGAAATTTCCAATGATCTTAAGACTTTATCTTCAATTCAACATGCTTTAAGAGAATCTAATGATGACACAAATGAAAGCAGGTGGTCTCAAGTTCGCAAGGGCACAAAAGTTATGGTTCAAGTTGTCAAGGAAGGATTAGGTACGAAAGGTCCAACACTTAGTCCATTTCCATGCCTGCGAAGCCGATTTTGG ATACTGGTTTCCCGTGGCAACAAAGTTGGGGTATCCAAAAAGATTACCGGAATAGAGCGCACCAGGTTAAATGGCATCACGAAATTACTGCGACCTCCTGGATTTACTTTGACGGCTCGTACAGTTGCAGCTGGTCATTCCTGGGAGGAACTGCAGAAGGACCTTGATGGCTTGCTATCTACCTGGAAAGGAATAACTGAGCATGCTCAATCTGCTGCCTTGGCTGCTGAGGAGGGTGTGGAAGGTGCTGTTCCTGTAATGTTGCACAGAGCAAAGGGTCAAACTTTATCTGTTGTTCAAGATGATTTTAATGAAAAG GTCAAGAGACTGGTTGTGGATTCTCCTCGAACATATCATGAG GTTACAAGCTATCTTCAAGAAGTTGCACCTGAGCTCTGCAGCCGAGTTGAGCTTTATGAGAAAAGAAAACCTATATTTGATGTATACAACATCGAGAAGGAGATAGACAGTATCCTTTTCAAAAG GGTACCACTATGCAATGGGGGTTCTCTGGTCATAGAACAGACTGAAGCTCTGGTTTCAGTTGATGTGAATGGTGGTCACAGTATGTTTGGTCAGGGAACATCACAGGAGAAGGCTATTTTAGAAGTCAATCTTGAAGCTGCAAAGCAA ATTGCCCGTGAGTTGCGCTTGAGGGATATTGGTGGCATTATAATTGTGGATTTTATCGATATGTCAGATGATT CGAACAAAAGGCTAGTATATGAAGAAATGAAGAAAGCAGTAGAAAAGGATCGATCAACAGTTGGTGTTTCAGAACTATCAAAGCTAGGTTTGATGGAAATAACTAGAAAAAGG GTCCGACCAAGTGTCACTTTCATGATCAGTGAGCCATGTACATGCTGCCATGGTACTGGTCGTGTGGAAGCTCTTGACACATCCTTTTCAAAGATTGAACGTGAAATATGTCGACGTCTT GCTGCCTCACGACGAAAATCAGACCCTGAGAAACCAAAATCATGGCCAAGATTTGTGCTTAGAGTGGATCATGAGATGTGCACGTATTTGACGTCAGGAAAGAAGACAAAACTAGGACTCCTGAGTAGCTCCCTTAAAGTGTGGATTTTGTTGAAG ATTGCCAGAGGTTTCTCCCGTGGTGCCTTTGAACTGCTACCATACTCAGAGAAGGAAAAATGTGCGGAGAAAGAAACATCATCAGAGTTGCCCCAGAAAGAGGGGAGGCCCAAGCTATCTGTTTTTCCTATCAAGAAGTGGATGAGCCGGGCGAAGCGTGCTAAGTGA
- the LOC136456521 gene encoding ribonuclease E/G-like protein, chloroplastic isoform X2, with translation MRRVAAWARSARLYPVFGEDDLAITCKGFCTISWNLKADVQDGCLIFITGDPVTLGCWESNMAVQLAPSVESNNIWTAEIKVPYGVHFKYNYFVREEMGSSSDIIWRPGPVYSLSIPSVGQKKQVIVVKDLWTKTSLAGLPTPSWGSWLMEAGSLEGELFDGGNNQSIVKDHSARDTSNQGLSVGDHIIFKLGNGTPLHAKLLLDNQSSIMHNYVTEIPTASYISQHGRSQVVEEPWILESIVSAKKPVAKVKDKKGQKKFVNYKHTLSGVSKNMHQQDQPVEEPWLFQSILELNETIVHADGKTEARDIIRKLRKIEKPPTPLDESKPTGDEPLSRVILMNSSVCTIQRIAVLEDGKLVELLLEPIKNNVQCDSIYLGVVTKLVPHMGGAFVDIGISRPSLMSIKQNRDPFVYPQVFKNRGTDPVDDSYCDEENLPTYENDDDMSDDEFADEETHDGSSFPVENITDNEEGVVLTSDAKINNVDGDEFDSISVYDEGKDEENDHMEDEYSEDILQGDQSEISNDLKTLSSIQHALRESNDDTNESRWSQVRKGTKVMVQVVKEGLGTKGPTLSPFPCLRSRFWILVSRGNKVGVSKKITGIERTRLNGITKLLRPPGFTLTARTVAAGHSWEELQKDLDGLLSTWKGITEHAQSAALAAEEGVEGAVPVMLHRAKGQTLSVVQDDFNEKVKRLVVDSPRTYHEVTSYLQEVAPELCSRVELYEKRKPIFDVYNIEKEIDSILFKRVPLCNGGSLVIEQTEALVSVDVNGGHSMFGQGTSQEKAILEVNLEAAKQIARELRLRDIGGIIIVDFIDMSDDSNKRLVYEEMKKAVEKDRSTVGVSELSKLGLMEITRKRVRPSVTFMISEPCTCCHGTGRVEALDTSFSKIEREICRRLAASRRKSDPEKPKSWPRFVLRVDHEMCTYLTSGKKTKLGLLSSSLKVWILLKIARGFSRGAFELLPYSEKEKCAEKETSSELPQKEGRPKLSVFPIKKWMSRAKRAK, from the exons ATGCGTCGCGTCGCGGCGTGGGCGCGGTCAGCTCGGCTCTATCCGGTCTTCGGGGAAG ATGATTTAGCCATAACCTGTAAAGGATTCTGTACAATATCATGGAACCTGAAAGCAGATGTACAAGATGGGTGCTTAATATTCATAACAGGAGACCCGGTTACCCTGGGCTGCTGGGAATCCAACATGGCTGTTCAGTTGGCTCCTTCTGTTGAAAGCAATAATATATGGACAGCTGAAATAAAG GTACCATATGGAGTGCATTTCAAATATAATTATTTTGTTCGAGAAGAAATGGGTTCATCTTCTGATATTATATGGAGGCCAGGTCCAGTATACTCCTTATCAATACCTTCAGTTGGCCAGAAAAAGCAGGTCATTGTTGTGAAGGACCTATGGACGAAAACCAGTCTAGCAGGTCTTCCTACTCCTTCATGGGGATCATGGCTGATGGAAGCTGGTTCTCTTGAAGGTGAACTTTTTGATGGTGGAAATAATCAGAGCATTGTGAAAGATCACTCTGCCAGGGATACATCAAATCAAGGTTTATCTGTAG GTGATCATATTATATTCAAGCTTGGGAATGGCACACCTTTACATGCAAAACTGTTGTTGGATAATCAATCTAGCATCATGCACAACTATGTAACTGAAATACCAACTGCCAGTTATATAAGCCAACATGGACGGTCTCAAGTCGTAGAGGAGCCATGGATTCTTGAATCAATTGTGTCTGCAAAGAAACCAGTTGCAAAAGTCAAAGATAAGAAAGGGCAAAAGAAGTTTGTAAATTATAAGCACACTTTGAGTGGAGTTAGTAAAAACATGCATCAACAGGATCAGCCTGTTGAAGAGCCCTGGTTATTTCAATCTATATTGGAACTAAATGAAACTATAGTTCATGCTGATGGAAAAACAGAAGCAAGGGATATTATCAGAAAATTAAGGAAAATAGAAAAACCTCCAACACCTTTGGATGAGAGTAAGCCGACTGGTGATGAACCTTTATCAAGAGTTATACTTATGAACTCCTCTGTCTGCACTATTCAGAGAATTGCAGTATTAGAAGATGGAAAACTAGTTGAACTCTTGCTGGAACCCATCAAGAACAATGTACAGTGTGATAGTATTTATTTAGGTGTAGTAACAAAGCTCGTTCCTCATATGGGAGGAGCATTTGTAGATATTGGAATTTCAAGGCCTTCACTTATGAGCATAAAGCAAAACCGAGATCCTTTTGTGTATCCTCAAGTTTTTAAGAACCGAGGAACAGATCCTGTTGATGATTCTTATTGTGATGAAGagaaccttccaacttatgaaaACGATGATGATATGAGTGATGACGAGTTTGCAGATGAAGAAACTCATGATGGTTCATCATTTCCAGTTGAGAATATTACAGATAATGAAGAAGGTGTGGTGCTAACATCTGATGCTAAGATAAACAATGTCGATGGTGATGAATTTGACAGCATTTCTGTTTATGACGAAGGcaaagatgaagaaaatgatcacATGGAAGATGAATATAGTGAGGACATACTGCAAGGAGATCAATCAGAAATTTCCAATGATCTTAAGACTTTATCTTCAATTCAACATGCTTTAAGAGAATCTAATGATGACACAAATGAAAGCAGGTGGTCTCAAGTTCGCAAGGGCACAAAAGTTATGGTTCAAGTTGTCAAGGAAGGATTAGGTACGAAAGGTCCAACACTTAGTCCATTTCCATGCCTGCGAAGCCGATTTTGG ATACTGGTTTCCCGTGGCAACAAAGTTGGGGTATCCAAAAAGATTACCGGAATAGAGCGCACCAGGTTAAATGGCATCACGAAATTACTGCGACCTCCTGGATTTACTTTGACGGCTCGTACAGTTGCAGCTGGTCATTCCTGGGAGGAACTGCAGAAGGACCTTGATGGCTTGCTATCTACCTGGAAAGGAATAACTGAGCATGCTCAATCTGCTGCCTTGGCTGCTGAGGAGGGTGTGGAAGGTGCTGTTCCTGTAATGTTGCACAGAGCAAAGGGTCAAACTTTATCTGTTGTTCAAGATGATTTTAATGAAAAG GTCAAGAGACTGGTTGTGGATTCTCCTCGAACATATCATGAG GTTACAAGCTATCTTCAAGAAGTTGCACCTGAGCTCTGCAGCCGAGTTGAGCTTTATGAGAAAAGAAAACCTATATTTGATGTATACAACATCGAGAAGGAGATAGACAGTATCCTTTTCAAAAG GGTACCACTATGCAATGGGGGTTCTCTGGTCATAGAACAGACTGAAGCTCTGGTTTCAGTTGATGTGAATGGTGGTCACAGTATGTTTGGTCAGGGAACATCACAGGAGAAGGCTATTTTAGAAGTCAATCTTGAAGCTGCAAAGCAA ATTGCCCGTGAGTTGCGCTTGAGGGATATTGGTGGCATTATAATTGTGGATTTTATCGATATGTCAGATGATT CGAACAAAAGGCTAGTATATGAAGAAATGAAGAAAGCAGTAGAAAAGGATCGATCAACAGTTGGTGTTTCAGAACTATCAAAGCTAGGTTTGATGGAAATAACTAGAAAAAGG GTCCGACCAAGTGTCACTTTCATGATCAGTGAGCCATGTACATGCTGCCATGGTACTGGTCGTGTGGAAGCTCTTGACACATCCTTTTCAAAGATTGAACGTGAAATATGTCGACGTCTT GCTGCCTCACGACGAAAATCAGACCCTGAGAAACCAAAATCATGGCCAAGATTTGTGCTTAGAGTGGATCATGAGATGTGCACGTATTTGACGTCAGGAAAGAAGACAAAACTAGGACTCCTGAGTAGCTCCCTTAAAGTGTGGATTTTGTTGAAG ATTGCCAGAGGTTTCTCCCGTGGTGCCTTTGAACTGCTACCATACTCAGAGAAGGAAAAATGTGCGGAGAAAGAAACATCATCAGAGTTGCCCCAGAAAGAGGGGAGGCCCAAGCTATCTGTTTTTCCTATCAAGAAGTGGATGAGCCGGGCGAAGCGTGCTAAGTGA
- the LOC136460986 gene encoding probable glutamate carboxypeptidase LAMP1 yields the protein MLQKHGWRPRRTIIFCSWDAEEYGLTGSTEWVEENREMLYSRAVAYLNIDVSVVGPGFLPSTTPQLDELLQQVTKVVQDPDNSSQTVYDSWIKSSIPPRVLRLGDGGSDYSAISAFVQHVGIPSMNIIFGEGNAAALCYLPAQ from the exons ATGCTGCAAAAGCACGGGTGGAGACCTCGAAGAACCATTATCTTCTGTAGTTGGGATGCGGAAGAATATGGACTG ACAGGATCTACTGAATGGGTTGAAGAAAACCGGGAGATGTTATATTCTAGAGCTGTTGCTTATCTGAATATTGATGTTTCAGTCGTTGGTCCAGGATTCCTGCCTTCTACAACTCCCCAACTCGACGAGTTACTTCAGCAAGTAACTAAAGTG GTTCAAGATCCTGATAATTCATCTCAGACTGTGTATGATTCATGGATTAAATCGAGCATTCCTCCCCGG GTTCTAAGACTAGGTGATGGAGGATCAGACTATTCAGCCATTTCAGCGTTCGTCCAACATGTTGGTATTCCTTCGATGAATATAATTTTTGGTGAAGGTAATGCCGCTGCTCTTTGCTATTTGCCTGCCCAGTGA